From Bacillus sp. FSL K6-3431, the proteins below share one genomic window:
- a CDS encoding carbohydrate ABC transporter permease — protein sequence MPISKKYKPFIYHISIVILGFFMIYPILWTIASSLKPEDEIFRNASSLIPSFLKWENYMQGWQGFGDITFTTFFMNSTFVTIMVVIGTIFSSTLVAFGFARVNFRFRTPLFICLLATLMLPQQVTLIPQYILFHKLDWVNTYLPLIVPAFIGGIPFFIFLMVQFIRGIPRELDEAAYIDGCSTFGIFWRVILPLTTPAIATVAIFSFYWTWDDFMAPLIYLNDTKLYTVALGLKMFSDPSSLTAWGPMLAMSVVSILPQLLMFLFFQKYLVEGITAGGVKG from the coding sequence ATGCCAATATCTAAAAAGTATAAACCATTTATCTATCACATTAGCATTGTTATTTTAGGTTTTTTTATGATTTATCCGATCCTATGGACAATAGCAAGTTCTTTGAAACCTGAAGATGAGATTTTCCGTAACGCTTCATCATTAATCCCATCTTTTCTGAAATGGGAGAACTATATGCAAGGTTGGCAGGGATTTGGGGATATAACCTTTACCACCTTTTTCATGAACTCAACATTTGTTACGATCATGGTGGTTATTGGAACCATATTTTCATCAACTTTAGTTGCATTTGGTTTTGCACGCGTTAACTTTCGTTTCCGTACACCACTTTTTATTTGTTTATTAGCAACCTTGATGTTACCTCAACAAGTAACATTAATACCTCAATATATTCTTTTTCATAAATTAGATTGGGTGAATACGTACTTACCACTTATTGTACCTGCATTTATTGGAGGTATTCCATTTTTCATCTTCTTAATGGTTCAATTTATCCGTGGAATACCGAGAGAGCTGGATGAAGCTGCTTATATTGATGGTTGTAGCACATTTGGGATTTTCTGGCGTGTTATTCTACCTTTAACAACGCCAGCAATAGCAACAGTTGCCATATTTTCGTTTTATTGGACCTGGGATGACTTTATGGCACCGTTAATATACTTGAATGATACAAAATTATATACCGTAGCCCTAGGTTTAAAGATGTTTTCTGATCCATCATCATTAACCGCTTGGGGACCGATGCTGGCAATGTCAGTAGTATCAATATTACCCCAACTATTGATGTTTTTATTTTTTCAGAAGTACTTAGTTGAAGGGATAACAGCTGGAGGAGTGAAAGGGTGA
- a CDS encoding Gfo/Idh/MocA family protein, with amino-acid sequence MSELRIGIIGIGNMGTSHAKAIFDGNVKGAVLTAICDERPDRLTWSKEMFGDKVQTFSSIDDFFVNANIDGVIIATPHYDHPTLAIKAFESDFHVLCEKPAGVYTKNVRQMNEAADKSGKVFSMMFNQRTNPLYQKVRELILDGELGEIKRTNWIITDWYRSQSYYDSGGWRATWAGEGGGVMLNQCPHQLDLWQWTTGLMPKRVRAFSGFGKYHDIEVEDDVTAYVEYENGATGLFVTSTGEAPGTNRFEVTGDCGKLVVENNQLTFWRLRQSEREFNREFRGGFGQPECWKIDIPVRGKSTGHLGILNNWVDAILNGAELLAPGQEGIKGLAITNAVYLSSWMDNWVDMPIDEDLYYAKLQEKMKESSYEKPTKEDLTLNVSGTH; translated from the coding sequence ATGTCCGAGCTGAGAATTGGAATTATCGGTATAGGAAACATGGGGACGAGCCATGCTAAAGCAATTTTTGATGGTAATGTAAAAGGAGCGGTATTAACCGCAATTTGTGATGAACGCCCTGATCGATTAACATGGTCAAAAGAGATGTTTGGCGATAAAGTCCAAACATTTTCTTCTATCGATGATTTTTTTGTCAACGCAAACATTGATGGAGTTATTATCGCTACGCCACATTATGATCATCCTACACTCGCTATTAAGGCGTTTGAGAGTGACTTTCATGTGCTTTGTGAGAAGCCAGCAGGGGTGTATACGAAAAATGTTCGCCAAATGAATGAGGCTGCGGATAAAAGCGGAAAAGTATTCAGTATGATGTTTAATCAACGAACGAACCCATTATATCAAAAGGTACGAGAGTTAATCTTAGACGGTGAGCTTGGTGAGATTAAGCGAACAAATTGGATTATTACGGATTGGTATCGCTCTCAAAGCTATTATGATTCTGGTGGTTGGCGTGCGACATGGGCAGGAGAAGGCGGCGGGGTAATGCTTAACCAATGTCCACATCAACTAGATTTATGGCAGTGGACAACAGGTCTGATGCCAAAACGAGTAAGAGCATTTAGTGGTTTTGGTAAATATCATGATATTGAAGTGGAAGACGATGTGACAGCATATGTAGAATATGAGAACGGAGCAACTGGACTATTTGTAACATCTACAGGTGAAGCACCAGGTACGAATCGTTTTGAAGTGACAGGAGACTGTGGGAAGCTTGTTGTAGAAAATAATCAACTAACATTTTGGAGACTAAGACAGTCTGAACGTGAATTCAATCGAGAATTCCGAGGTGGTTTTGGTCAGCCTGAGTGTTGGAAAATTGATATTCCTGTACGTGGTAAATCGACTGGTCATTTAGGGATATTGAATAATTGGGTAGATGCCATTCTGAACGGGGCTGAATTACTTGCACCAGGCCAAGAAGGAATCAAGGGTTTAGCAATTACAAATGCCGTTTATTTATCGAGCTGGATGGATAACTGGGTGGATATGCCTATTGATGAAGATCTTTACTATGCTAAATTGCAGGAAAAAATGAAGGAATCTAGCTATGAAAAGCCTACTAAAGAGGACCTAACGTTGAATGTAAGTGGGACACATTGA
- a CDS encoding sugar phosphate isomerase/epimerase family protein → MQEKFAAQLYTVREELSKGIAPVFQELKKMGWAGVQISALPADHNPKEVADALRETGLRTAGMHISLNRLENDLQNVMEEADLYGTRDIICPSLPSEYKNVEGYQKLRRSLNEIANKAPNYRISYHNHAFEFETEIDGVSALEYLLTPSEENLLLAEIDVYWVKKGGQDPLSFIQPYKNRMPIIHLKDMSNDDKEVFAEVGTGKIDFIPILQWGEKSGVEWYAVEQDICPGNPMDSLQISLDNLMKLKDQV, encoded by the coding sequence ATGCAAGAAAAGTTTGCTGCACAATTATATACGGTTCGAGAAGAGCTTTCTAAAGGAATTGCACCTGTTTTTCAAGAATTGAAGAAAATGGGCTGGGCTGGTGTTCAAATTTCTGCTCTTCCGGCCGATCATAATCCCAAAGAAGTGGCCGATGCATTAAGGGAGACTGGACTACGTACGGCTGGAATGCACATCTCTTTAAATCGCCTTGAAAATGACCTTCAAAATGTGATGGAGGAAGCAGACCTATATGGTACGAGAGATATTATTTGTCCTTCTCTTCCTTCAGAATACAAGAATGTTGAGGGGTATCAGAAACTTAGACGAAGCTTAAATGAAATTGCAAATAAAGCTCCCAACTATCGGATTAGCTACCATAATCATGCATTTGAGTTTGAGACAGAAATTGATGGTGTGTCAGCATTGGAATATCTTTTGACTCCATCGGAGGAGAACTTGCTTCTTGCAGAAATAGATGTGTATTGGGTAAAAAAAGGCGGACAAGATCCACTTTCATTTATTCAACCATATAAAAATAGAATGCCAATCATTCATTTAAAAGATATGTCTAATGATGATAAAGAAGTTTTTGCTGAAGTGGGAACGGGTAAGATTGATTTCATACCTATTCTACAATGGGGTGAAAAGTCAGGTGTTGAATGGTATGCAGTGGAACAGGATATTTGTCCAGGGAACCCAATGGATAGTCTGCAAATCAGCCTTGATAATCTGATGAAACTAAAAGATCAAGTTTAA